The Nerophis ophidion isolate RoL-2023_Sa linkage group LG24, RoL_Noph_v1.0, whole genome shotgun sequence genome includes a region encoding these proteins:
- the adck1 gene encoding aarF domain-containing protein kinase 1 isoform X1 — MAGRLLKLSSLATAVFASSGLYIYNTQLDFNDLSLIRFGRAAAVTAVISYDYLTAFRHMEHGSDEYWALKSKVHRRSAERLRDLCCANRGTFIKVGQHLGALDYLLPEEYTTTLKVLHSQAPQSSKEEIQQVIREDLGKELSELFVCFDEKPQGAASLAQVHKAVLHDGRTVAVKVQHPKVQRQSSKDILVMEVLLRAVHWLFPDFAFMWLVEEAKKNMPLELDFLNEGHNSEIVSNMLAHFPFLKVPVIHWDLSTKRILTMEFAEGGQVNDREYMKAHGIDVNEISENLGKMYSEMVFLQGFVHCDPHPGNVLVRKCPKTKKTEIVLLDHGLYQVLQPDFRMNYCRLWQALIRRDMTGVERYSRKLGAGELYPLFACILTARSWTAVNSGISSVPITSSEDVEIRTNAALYLPQISHLLNRLPRQMLLLLKTNDLLRGIETTLHTRASSSSFINMSRCCIRALARHKRSKTQSRRKRLQITLTESFNLWRLSAYQLFLWLKSSLLGRSLCTLHGLLH, encoded by the exons ACGGCTGTCATCAGCTATGACTACCTCACTGCTTTCAGACACATGGAACATGGCTCAGACGAGTATTGGGCCCTCAAGTCCAAG GTACATCGGCGTTCAGCAGAGCGTCTTCGAGATCTGTGCTGCGCCAACCGGGGAACCTTCATCAAGGTCGGCCAGCATCTGGGCGCTCTGGACTACCTCCTTCCAGAGGAGTACACCACCACGCTCAAGGTCCTCCACAGCCAGGCTCCTCAGAGCAGCAAGGAAGAGATCCAGCAGGTCATCCGAGAGGACCTCGGCAAGGAG ctgtcagagttatttgtttgCTTTGATGAGAAGCCTCAGGGAGCCGCCTCCCTCGCCCAGGTCCATAAAGCAGTACTGCATGATGGGAGGACAGTGGCTGTAAAGGTCCAACACCCCAAAGTCCAAAGACAAAGCTCCAAAGATATATTGGTGATGGAG GTGTTGCTCAGAGCTGTCCACTGGCTCTTTCCAGATTTTGCCTTCATGTGGTTGGTGGAAGAAGCCAAGAAAAACATGCCTTTGGAGCTGGACTTCCTTAACGAAGGACATAATTCAGAGATTGTGTCAAACATGCTGGCCCACTTCCCCTTTCTGAAG GTTCCTGTGATCCACTGGGACTTGTCCACCAAGAGAATTCTCACCATGGAGTTTGCTGAGGGAGGTCAGGTCAACGACAGAGAGTACATGAAAGCACATGGCATCGACGTCAACGAG ATTTCAGAAAATCTGGGGAAAATGTACAGTGAAATGGTCTTCCTCCAGGGCTTTGTCCACTGTGACCCCCACCCTGGAAACGTGCTGGTCCGAAAATGCCCCAAAACCAAGAAGACGGAGATTGTTCTTCTCGACCACGGCCTTTATCAG GTGCTACAGCCAGACTTCCGGATGAACTACTGTCGCCTATGGCAGGCTCTTATTCGTCGAGACATGACTGGTGTGGAGCGTTACAGTCGCAAACTGGGAGCTGGAGAGCTCTATCCTCTGTTTGCTTGTATACTCACTGCCCGGTCCTGGACCGCCGTCAATTCTGGCATCAGCTCTGTGCCCATCACATCGTCTGAG GATGTTGAAATTCGGACCAACGCCGCCCTGTACCTGCCTCAGATCAGCCACCTGCTGAACCGACTCCCTCGACAGATGTTGCTGCTGTTGAAGACCAACGACCTGCTGAGGGGGATAGAGACCACCTTACACACCAGAGCATCCTCGTCCTCTTTCATCAACATGTCACGCTGCTGCATACGAGCCCTGGCCAG ACACAAAAGGAGTAAGACTCAGTCCCGGAGGAAACGTCTGCAGATCACCTTGACGGAGTCCTTCAACCTCTGGCGACTCAGCGCCTACCAATTGTTCCTGTGGTTGAAGAGCTCACTGTTGGGACGAAGCCTCTGCACTCTGCATGGACTCCTACACTGA
- the adck1 gene encoding aarF domain-containing protein kinase 1 isoform X2, with product MAGRLLKLSSLATAVFASSGLYIYNTQLDFNDLSLIRFGRAAAVTAVISYDYLTAFRHMEHGSDEYWALKSKVHRRSAERLRDLCCANRGTFIKVGQHLGALDYLLPEEYTTTLKVLHSQAPQSSKEEIQQVIREDLGKELSELFVCFDEKPQGAASLAQVHKAVLHDGRTVAVKVQHPKVQRQSSKDILVMEVLLRAVHWLFPDFAFMWLVEEAKKNMPLELDFLNEGHNSEIVSNMLAHFPFLKVPVIHWDLSTKRILTMEFAEGGQVNDREYMKAHGIDVNEISENLGKMYSEMVFLQGFVHCDPHPGNVLVRKCPKTKKTEIVLLDHGLYQDVEIRTNAALYLPQISHLLNRLPRQMLLLLKTNDLLRGIETTLHTRASSSSFINMSRCCIRALARHKRSKTQSRRKRLQITLTESFNLWRLSAYQLFLWLKSSLLGRSLCTLHGLLH from the exons ACGGCTGTCATCAGCTATGACTACCTCACTGCTTTCAGACACATGGAACATGGCTCAGACGAGTATTGGGCCCTCAAGTCCAAG GTACATCGGCGTTCAGCAGAGCGTCTTCGAGATCTGTGCTGCGCCAACCGGGGAACCTTCATCAAGGTCGGCCAGCATCTGGGCGCTCTGGACTACCTCCTTCCAGAGGAGTACACCACCACGCTCAAGGTCCTCCACAGCCAGGCTCCTCAGAGCAGCAAGGAAGAGATCCAGCAGGTCATCCGAGAGGACCTCGGCAAGGAG ctgtcagagttatttgtttgCTTTGATGAGAAGCCTCAGGGAGCCGCCTCCCTCGCCCAGGTCCATAAAGCAGTACTGCATGATGGGAGGACAGTGGCTGTAAAGGTCCAACACCCCAAAGTCCAAAGACAAAGCTCCAAAGATATATTGGTGATGGAG GTGTTGCTCAGAGCTGTCCACTGGCTCTTTCCAGATTTTGCCTTCATGTGGTTGGTGGAAGAAGCCAAGAAAAACATGCCTTTGGAGCTGGACTTCCTTAACGAAGGACATAATTCAGAGATTGTGTCAAACATGCTGGCCCACTTCCCCTTTCTGAAG GTTCCTGTGATCCACTGGGACTTGTCCACCAAGAGAATTCTCACCATGGAGTTTGCTGAGGGAGGTCAGGTCAACGACAGAGAGTACATGAAAGCACATGGCATCGACGTCAACGAG ATTTCAGAAAATCTGGGGAAAATGTACAGTGAAATGGTCTTCCTCCAGGGCTTTGTCCACTGTGACCCCCACCCTGGAAACGTGCTGGTCCGAAAATGCCCCAAAACCAAGAAGACGGAGATTGTTCTTCTCGACCACGGCCTTTATCAG GATGTTGAAATTCGGACCAACGCCGCCCTGTACCTGCCTCAGATCAGCCACCTGCTGAACCGACTCCCTCGACAGATGTTGCTGCTGTTGAAGACCAACGACCTGCTGAGGGGGATAGAGACCACCTTACACACCAGAGCATCCTCGTCCTCTTTCATCAACATGTCACGCTGCTGCATACGAGCCCTGGCCAG ACACAAAAGGAGTAAGACTCAGTCCCGGAGGAAACGTCTGCAGATCACCTTGACGGAGTCCTTCAACCTCTGGCGACTCAGCGCCTACCAATTGTTCCTGTGGTTGAAGAGCTCACTGTTGGGACGAAGCCTCTGCACTCTGCATGGACTCCTACACTGA